The Myxocyprinus asiaticus isolate MX2 ecotype Aquarium Trade chromosome 31, UBuf_Myxa_2, whole genome shotgun sequence genome has a segment encoding these proteins:
- the LOC127422283 gene encoding septin-4-like has protein sequence MLGPSNVPVDNASAAEDQDKEYVGFATLPNQVHRKSVKKGFDFTVMVAGESGLGKSTLVNSLFLTDLYKDRKLLNAEERITQTVEITKHTVDIEEKGVKLKLTIVDTPGFGDAVNNTECWKPVADYIDQQFEQYFRDESGLNRKNIQDNRVHCCLYFISPFGHGLRPLDVEFMKALHEKVNIVPVLAKADTLTPTEVKKKKIKIREEIEQYGIKIYQFPDCDSDEDEDFKQQDQELKDSIPFAVIGSNTVVEAKGKRVRGRLYPWGIVEVENQAHCDFVKLRNMLVRTHMQDLKEVTRETHYENYRAHCIQSMTRMVVKERNRSKLTRESVTDFPIPMVTSATDNETEKLIREKDEELQRMQEMLQKIQEQMQTQKEAY, from the exons GATCAAGATAAGGAGTATGTGGGATTTGCCACTTTGCCAAATCAGGTTCACCGTAAATCTGTGAAGAAGGGCTTTGACTTCACCGTAATGGTGGCAG GAGAGTCTGGTTTAGGAAAATCCACCCTGGTCaacagtctgttcctcacagatCTCTACAAAGACAGAAAACTGCTCAACGCTGAGG AGAGGATCACTCAGACGGTGGAGATCACTAAACACACAGTGGACATTGAAGAGAAGGGTGTCAAACTCAAGCTTACTATCGTGGACACACCAGGATTTGGAGACGCTGTCAATAACACTGAATG CTGGAAGCCAGTGGCAGATTACATTGATCAGCAGTTTGAGCAATACTTCAGAGATGAGAGTGGACTGAACCGCAAGAACATTCAGGATAATCGCGTGCACTGCTGCCTTTACTTTATTTCACCCTTCGGTCATGG tttgAGGCCTCTGGATGTGGAGTTCATGAAAGCTCTCCATGAGAAGGTCAACATTGTTCCTGTTCTAGCTAAAGCGGACACACTCACCCCGACTGAAGTCAAGAAGAAGAAGATCAAG ATTCGAGAGGAGATTGAGCAGTATGGGATCAAGATCTATCAGTTTCCAGACTGTGATTCAGATGAAGACGAGGACTTTAAACAACAAGACCAGGAGCTCAAG GACAGTATTCCCTTCGCTGTGATTGGCAGTAACACAGTAGTGGAGGCGAAAGGCAAGAGGGTTCGAGGCCGTCTGTACCCCTGGGGAATTGTAGAAG tggAGAATCAAGCACACTGTGACTTTGTGAAGTTGAGGAACATGCTGGTACGAACACACATGCAGGATCTGAAGGAAGTGACGCGGGAAACTCACTATGAGAACTACAGAGCGCACTGCATTCAGAGTATGACACGTATGGTGGTGAAAGAACGAAACCGCAG CAAACTGACCCGGGAGAGCGTCACAGACTTCCCCATTCCAATGGTGACCAGTGCCACAGACAACGAGACAGAGAAGCTGATCCGTGAAAAAGACGAGGAG TTGCAACGGATGCAGGAGATGCTGCAGAAGATTCAAGAACAGATGCAAACGCAGAAAGAGGCATATTAA